Proteins co-encoded in one Dasypus novemcinctus isolate mDasNov1 chromosome 18, mDasNov1.1.hap2, whole genome shotgun sequence genomic window:
- the ITPKC gene encoding inositol-trisphosphate 3-kinase C, giving the protein MRRCPCHGSLSEAEAGALPGTARMGLEAPRGGRRRQPGQQRPGPGAGGLAGRPEGGGPRARAEGSGPHTERERAGFGPVPRTEGCGTKSWTDGQADPEATGLGADTERPSRKTAPDRSSLRAHPERSCHWSKLERASSWPETGRGGFWTDPHRSDPHSQPERASLWTGPGIDGPWTELQTDGSQTQPERAKPWAGFWNPQNRCSLQTPPEEACLSTESSADGSWKAFYTDGSQTLQDTETAWTQSGPDGFPTQNTDDSWTRPSTEGSQIQEDTDGLHSEPGTDCLSGEPGGDGLIEELEPGELATHLCSHLDCSPLCPVPRLIITPETPEPEAQPVGPLSRVEGGGGGFSSASSFDESEDDLVATGGGASDPEDRSGNKPWKKLKTILKYSPFVVSFYRHYPWVQLSGHAGNFQAGENGRILKRFCQYEQHSLEQLMRDPLRPFVPTYYGVVERDGQAFNQMEDLLADFEGPSVMDCKMGSRTYLEEELVKARERPRPRKDMYEKMVAVDPGAPTPEEHDQGAVTKARYMQWRETVSSTSTLGFRVEGVKKADGTCNTNFKKTQAREQVTKALEDFVDGDRGILRKYVARLEELREALENSPFFKTHEVVGSSLLFVHDHTGLAKVWMIDFGKTVALPDHQLLSHRLPWAEGNHEDGYLWGLDNMILLLQGLAQS; this is encoded by the exons ATGAGGCGCTGCCCGTGCCACGGGAGCCTGAGCGAGGCGGAGGCCGGAGCCCTGCCCGGGACGGCCCGTATGGGGCTGGAGGCGCCGcgaggcgggcggcggcggcagccGGGACAGCAGCGACCTGGGCCCGGCGCAGGGGGCCTGGCGGGGCGGCCGGAGGGGGGCGGGCCCCGGGCCCGGGCCGAGGGGTCCGGCCCCCACACCGAGCGCGAGAGGGCCGGCTTCGGACCTGTGCCGAGGACGGAGGGCTGCGGGACAAAATCCTGGACAGACGGACAAGCAGATCCTGAGGCCACTGGTCTCGGAGCAGACACCGAGAGGCCCAGCCGAAAGACGGCGCCAGACAGATCCAGCCTCCGGGCACATCCCGAAAGGAGCTGCCACTGGTCAAAACTGGAGAGGGCCAGTTCCTGGCCGGAGACGGGGAGAGGTGGCTTTTGGACTGACCCACACAGGTCGGACCCGCATTCTCAACCAGAGAGGGCCAGCCTCTGGACGGGGCCAGGCATTGATGGGCCCTGGACAGAGCTCCAAACCGATGGGTCACAGACCCAGCCAGAGAGAGCCAAGCCCTGGGCTGGCTTCTGGAACCCCCAGAACAGGTGCAGCCTCCAGACTCCACCAGAGGAGGCCTGTCTCTCAACAGAATCAAGTGCTGATGGCTCTTGGAAAGCGTTTTACACTGATGGCTCCCAAACACTACAGGATACTGAAACAGCCTGGACACAGTCTGGCCCTGATGGTTTCCCAACACAAAATACTGATGACTCCTGGACACGGCCCAGCACTGAGGGTTCCCAGATACAGGAAGATACTGATGGCCTCCATTCAGAGCCTGGGACAGACTGTCTTTCAGGGGAGCCTGGCGGAGATGGCCTAATAGAGGAACTGGAGCCTGGGGAGTTGGCGACTCACCTATGCTCACACCTGGACTGTAGTCCCCTGTGTCCTGTGCCCCGCCTCATCATCACCCCTGAGACCCCTGAGCCCGAGGCCCAGCCTGTGGGACCCCTCTCACGGGTTGAGGGGGGCGGTGGTGGcttctcctctgcctcctctTTCGACGAGTCCGAGGATGACCTGGTGGCCACAGGCGGAGGTGCCAGCGACCCCGAGGACAGGTCTGGG AACAAGCCGTGGAAGAAGCTGAAGACAATTCTGAAGTACTCACCCTTCGTGGTCTCCTTCTATAGACACTACCCTTGGGTCCAGCTGTCTGGACATGCTG GGAACTTCCAGGCCGGAGAAAATGGTCGGATTCTAAAGCGTTTCTGTCAGTATGAGCAGCACAGCCTGGAGCAGCTGATGAGGGACCCCCTGCGGCCCTTTGTGCCCACCTACTATGGTGTGGTGGAGCGGGATGGCCAGGCCTTCAACCAGATGGAAGACCTCCTGGCCGACTTTGAGGGCCCCTCCGTCATGGACTGCAAGATGGGCAGCAg GACCTACCTGGAGGAGGAGCTGGTGAAGGCACGAGAACGGCCCCGGCCCCGGAAGGACATGTACGAGAAGATGGTGGCTGTGGACCCCGGGGCGCCCACCCCCGAGGAGCATGATCAGGGTGCAGTCACCAAGGCCCGCTACATGCAGTGGAGGGAGACTGTGAGCTCGACCTCCACCCTGGGCTTCCGAGTGGAGGGTGTCAAG AAAGCCGATGGCACCTGCAACACCAACTTCAAGAAGACACAGGCACGGGAGCAGGTGACAAAGGCACTGGAGGACTTTGTGGACGGGGACCGGGGAATCCTG AGGAAGTACGTGGCACGCCTCGAAGAACTTCGTGAagctctggagaactcccccttCTTCAAAACCCACGAG GTGGTGGGCAGCTCCCTCCTCTTTGTGCACGACCACACTGGCCTGGCCAAGGTCTGGATGATCGACTTCGGCAAGACAGTGGCCCTGCCAGACCACCAGCTGCTCAGCCACCGGCTGCCCTGGGCTGAGGGCAACCACGAGGATGGCTACCTCTGGGGCCTGGACAACATGATCCTCCTCCTGCAGGGGCTGGCCCAGAGCTGA
- the ACTMAP gene encoding actin maturation protease isoform X2 yields the protein MTSPCSTPLEHPVSQSALAPKAVIMPPLPQTLSPSESDFSPHPLSLQILIPPPPPPPPPPPIKGTAPPHVFGMEKSQLLKEALEKAGPVPRGREDIKRLLKLHKDRFRSDLQWILFCADLPSLIQEGPQCGLVALWMAGTLLVPPGGIPLESLVQVAKERGYTAQGEMFSVADMGKLAQEVLGCQAELLCGGLGSPNRDRVLQHLIAGQPLLIPYDEDFNHEPCQRRGHKAHWAVSAGVLLGVQGVPGCGYAEDPELAGLFHPLPGMLCQLPCLPEEGSPGAVYLLSKQGKSWHYQLWDYDQVRESNLQLTDFSPSRAADGRAYVVPAGGVQAGLCGQALLLRPQDSSH from the exons ATGACTTCTCCATGCTCTACTCCCCTAGAGCACCCTGTCTCTCAAAGTGCCCTTGCCCCTAAGGCCGTCATCATGCCACCTCTTCCCCAAACCCTGAGTCCTTCAGAGTCAGATTTTTCACCCCATCCCTTGAGCCTCCAGATCCTTAtccctccaccacccccaccaccccctccaccccctatCAAGGGGACAGCACCCCCTCACGTCTTCGGCATGGAAAAGAGCCAGCTCCTGAAGGAGGCCTTGGAGAAGGCAGGCCCGGTCCCCAGGGGCAGAGAGGACATCAAGAGGCTCCTGAAGCTCCACAAGGACCG TTTCAGGAGTGACTTGCAGTGGATCCTCTTCTGTGCTGACCTGCCCTCCCTCATCCAAGAAGGTCCTCA GTGCGGGCTGGTGGCCTTGTGGATGGCAGGCACACTCCTGGTGCCCCCCGGCGGCATCCCCCTAGAGAGCCTCGTGCAGGTGGCCAAGGAGAGAGGCTACACCGCCCAGGGGGAGATGTTCTCAG TGGCTGACatgggcaagctggcccaggagGTGCTGGGCTGCCAGGCTGAGCTGCTCTGCGGCGGCCTGGGTAGTCCCAACAGAGACCGTGTCCTGCAGCACCTGATCGCTGGACAGCCCTTGCTTATCCC CTATGACGAGGACTTCAACCACGAGCCGTGTCAGAGGAGGGGCCACAAGGCCCACTGGGCAGTGAGCGCAG GGGTTCTGCTGGGGGTGCAAGGGGTGCCAGGCTGTGGCTACGCTGAGGACCCTGAACTGGCAGGTCTGTTCCACCCGCTGCCTGGCATGCTCTGCCAGCTACCATGCCTGCCAGAGGAAGGCTCCCCGGGAGCCGTCTACCTTCTCTCCAAACAGGGCAAGAGTTGGCACTACCAGCTGTGGGACTACGACCAAGTCCGGGAGAGCAACCTGCAGCTGACAGACTTCTCGCCCTCACGGGCGGCCGACGGCCGGGCATATGTGGTGCCCGCTGGCGGGGTGCAGGCCGGCCTCTGCGGCCAGGCGCTGCTCCTCAGACCTCAGGACTCTAGCCACTAG
- the ACTMAP gene encoding actin maturation protease isoform X1: MTSPCSTPLEHPVSQSALAPKAVIMPPLPQTLSPSESDFSPHPLSLQILIPPPPPPPPPPPIKGTAPPHVFGMEKSQLLKEALEKAGPVPRGREDIKRLLKLHKDRFRSDLQWILFCADLPSLIQEGPQCGLVALWMAGTLLVPPGGIPLESLVQVAKERGYTAQGEMFSVADMGKLAQEVLGCQAELLCGGLGSPNRDRVLQHLIAGQPLLIPYDEDFNHEPCQRRGHKAHWAVSAGGSPPQATAAASPSPHSPPNRLCTPEAGTRLGHPNLHRAPGMDLTGGSCLKGLPSRVTTHRLKDQTAWAPGLAETLPGSVMLGKCLYLSEPPFPHEQSGSGSNPREQVRRLEWWYLLHLLSVGCR, encoded by the exons ATGACTTCTCCATGCTCTACTCCCCTAGAGCACCCTGTCTCTCAAAGTGCCCTTGCCCCTAAGGCCGTCATCATGCCACCTCTTCCCCAAACCCTGAGTCCTTCAGAGTCAGATTTTTCACCCCATCCCTTGAGCCTCCAGATCCTTAtccctccaccacccccaccaccccctccaccccctatCAAGGGGACAGCACCCCCTCACGTCTTCGGCATGGAAAAGAGCCAGCTCCTGAAGGAGGCCTTGGAGAAGGCAGGCCCGGTCCCCAGGGGCAGAGAGGACATCAAGAGGCTCCTGAAGCTCCACAAGGACCG TTTCAGGAGTGACTTGCAGTGGATCCTCTTCTGTGCTGACCTGCCCTCCCTCATCCAAGAAGGTCCTCA GTGCGGGCTGGTGGCCTTGTGGATGGCAGGCACACTCCTGGTGCCCCCCGGCGGCATCCCCCTAGAGAGCCTCGTGCAGGTGGCCAAGGAGAGAGGCTACACCGCCCAGGGGGAGATGTTCTCAG TGGCTGACatgggcaagctggcccaggagGTGCTGGGCTGCCAGGCTGAGCTGCTCTGCGGCGGCCTGGGTAGTCCCAACAGAGACCGTGTCCTGCAGCACCTGATCGCTGGACAGCCCTTGCTTATCCC CTATGACGAGGACTTCAACCACGAGCCGTGTCAGAGGAGGGGCCACAAGGCCCACTGGGCAGTGAGCGCAGGTGGGTCCCCACCCCAAGCCACGGCAGCTGCCTCCCCATCCCCACATTCTCCCCCAAACAGGCTGTGTACTCCTGAGGCAGGGACCAGGCTGGGCCACCCCAATCTCCACAGGGCACCTGGCATGGACCTGACAGGCGGCAGTTGCCTCAAGGGTCTGCCGAGCAGGGTTACCACGCACAGACTTAAAGACCAGACAGCCTGGGCTCCAGGCCTGGCTGAGACACTTCCCGGCTCTGTGATGCTGGGAAAGTgtctttacctctctgagcctccatttccccaTGAGCAGAGTGGAAGTGGGAGTAACCCCAGAGAGCAGGTAAGACGCTTAGAATGGTGGTACTTGTTACACTTGCTCAGTGTTGGCTGTCGTTAG